In the Prochlorococcus sp. MIT 1307 genome, one interval contains:
- the rsmG gene encoding 16S rRNA (guanine(527)-N(7))-methyltransferase RsmG: MSIKDCFNKPSPALWEKLLWHPSSTQLEQFCTLQNLLSHFNKEVNLTRLLNGEDYWIGHVFDSLWPMQTLLSEPQKVLNCIDVGTGCGFPGWAVAIALPKAHITLVDATKKKTTILQKISVELDLNSRINILTDRIENTGQNMSYRGVFDLAMARAVADAPIAAEYLIPLLKQKGEAFLFRGKWSKIDEKNLNKALFLLKARIKTVESVELPAKRGKRHLIKLQAKFPCPESYPRPIGIPEKKPLGI; the protein is encoded by the coding sequence ATGTCTATTAAAGACTGCTTCAACAAGCCCAGTCCAGCATTATGGGAAAAGTTGCTCTGGCATCCATCTTCAACACAACTTGAACAATTTTGTACTCTTCAGAATCTGCTCAGTCATTTCAACAAAGAAGTTAATTTAACAAGACTTTTAAATGGTGAGGATTATTGGATCGGGCATGTTTTTGACAGCTTATGGCCTATGCAAACGTTGCTAAGTGAGCCCCAAAAAGTACTGAATTGCATTGACGTTGGAACAGGATGTGGATTTCCTGGTTGGGCAGTTGCCATAGCTCTACCAAAGGCACACATCACACTGGTAGATGCAACCAAGAAAAAAACTACAATCCTCCAAAAGATCTCAGTAGAGCTTGACCTAAATTCGCGAATCAATATCCTTACTGACCGTATAGAAAATACAGGTCAGAATATGTCTTATAGAGGAGTGTTTGATCTGGCAATGGCTCGTGCCGTTGCGGATGCACCTATCGCAGCAGAGTATTTAATTCCACTCCTGAAACAAAAAGGCGAAGCCTTTTTGTTTCGAGGGAAGTGGAGCAAGATTGATGAAAAAAACCTCAACAAAGCATTGTTTTTACTTAAAGCGAGAATAAAAACAGTTGAAAGTGTGGAGCTCCCAGCGAAGAGAGGGAAAAGGCACTTGATAAAACTTCAGGCAAAGTTTCCTTGTCCAGAGAGCTATCCAAGACCAATTGGGATACCAGAAAAAAAGCCCTTAGGAATTTAA
- the bioA gene encoding adenosylmethionine--8-amino-7-oxononanoate transaminase → MSNKSQQWNPHLWPPFTQVSTSTPPQRVISGDGALLLRDGAPPLIDAISSWWVTLHGHTHPYISSAISKQTEELEQVIFADFTHPQAEKLAARLSHVTGLERLFFSDNGSTAVEVALKIACQWWKNRCEPRHQLIAFQGAYHGDTFGAMALGERTLFNAPFEDMLFPVRRLPWPDTWWGDDNLEKKEKVVLSELEQSLETPTAAVILEPLVQGAGGMSMVRPEFLQKVEKRIQEAGALLIADEVLTGFGRCGSLFAFQRAGIKPNLIALSKGLTGGFLPMGVTMASEEIFSAFIGEAPHLTLWHGHSFTGNPLGCAAANASLDLLEANPEQYQKFESRHIAHLHIIAKHPRVKRIRVTGTIAAFDLDVEGPSGYLNTAGKTIKAIAMQNGVFLRPLGNVVYLLPPLCLNNSQLEQCYSAIEKGLDML, encoded by the coding sequence ATGAGCAATAAATCTCAGCAATGGAATCCTCATCTTTGGCCTCCATTCACTCAAGTTTCCACATCAACTCCTCCACAAAGGGTAATCTCTGGAGATGGAGCTTTATTGCTACGTGATGGCGCTCCACCCCTGATTGATGCCATAAGTAGTTGGTGGGTCACTCTTCATGGCCATACTCATCCTTATATTTCATCTGCCATCTCAAAGCAAACTGAAGAGTTAGAGCAAGTTATATTTGCTGATTTCACCCACCCACAAGCTGAAAAGCTAGCTGCGAGACTAAGCCATGTCACAGGTCTTGAACGCTTATTCTTTTCAGATAATGGCTCAACTGCAGTAGAGGTTGCTTTAAAGATCGCATGTCAATGGTGGAAGAACAGGTGTGAACCTAGACATCAACTAATCGCTTTTCAAGGGGCCTACCACGGCGATACTTTCGGAGCAATGGCGCTAGGAGAACGAACTCTCTTTAATGCACCGTTTGAAGATATGCTATTCCCTGTAAGGAGGCTCCCTTGGCCTGACACCTGGTGGGGAGATGACAATCTAGAAAAAAAAGAGAAGGTTGTCTTATCAGAACTGGAACAAAGCCTCGAAACACCAACAGCTGCTGTAATCCTTGAACCTCTTGTTCAAGGGGCAGGAGGGATGTCAATGGTGAGGCCCGAGTTTCTTCAAAAAGTCGAGAAACGGATTCAAGAAGCAGGCGCACTCCTTATTGCCGATGAAGTTCTGACCGGGTTCGGACGATGTGGCAGCCTCTTTGCATTTCAAAGAGCTGGCATAAAACCAAATCTGATTGCTCTTTCAAAAGGATTAACTGGAGGCTTTCTTCCTATGGGCGTAACAATGGCAAGTGAAGAAATATTTTCTGCGTTCATAGGAGAGGCGCCCCATTTGACTCTTTGGCATGGGCATAGCTTTACTGGGAACCCCCTCGGTTGTGCAGCAGCAAACGCAAGTTTGGATCTATTAGAAGCAAATCCTGAGCAATATCAAAAATTTGAATCAAGGCACATAGCACATTTACATATAATTGCGAAGCATCCAAGAGTAAAAAGAATAAGAGTTACTGGGACAATTGCAGCCTTTGATCTTGATGTTGAGGGACCTTCAGGCTATCTAAATACTGCAGGAAAAACTATTAAAGCCATCGCAATGCAAAATGGTGTATTTCTGAGGCCTTTGGGGAATGTGGTTTACTTACTACCTCCACTCTGCCTTAATAATTCACAACTAGAACAATGCTATTCAGCTATTGAGAAAGGTTTGGATATGCTTTAA
- a CDS encoding ferredoxin yields MSIDPSVAFKARAQVFIEPNGKEPCLGGQLREQAVWVDESICIGCRYCAHVATNTFVIEPDLGRSRAIRQDGDSTELIQEAIGTCPVNCIHWVPFEQLDDLRARLDALDLQDLGKLPQVSRRNQRRVK; encoded by the coding sequence TTGAGCATTGATCCTTCAGTAGCTTTTAAGGCCAGAGCTCAAGTTTTTATTGAGCCCAATGGCAAAGAACCATGTCTAGGGGGGCAACTTCGTGAACAAGCTGTTTGGGTAGATGAGTCCATTTGTATTGGTTGTCGTTATTGCGCCCATGTTGCGACAAATACCTTTGTTATTGAGCCGGATCTGGGTCGCTCAAGAGCAATTAGACAAGATGGGGATAGCACTGAACTCATTCAGGAAGCAATTGGGACTTGCCCTGTGAATTGTATTCATTGGGTTCCCTTTGAGCAGCTGGACGATCTCCGTGCTCGTTTAGATGCATTGGACCTGCAAGATTTAGGGAAACTTCCACAAGTTTCTAGGAGGAATCAACGTCGAGTGAAGTGA
- a CDS encoding DUF3143 domain-containing protein produces MALLPPVQTPLNQHSLAALELWLHELGAKKSKEDLCIWTLLMPNWSAEIKIEQDELKVTWEQNGKSSSCSFPYGLSRQDVQIAITEGP; encoded by the coding sequence ATGGCTCTGTTGCCTCCAGTTCAAACACCTTTGAATCAACACTCTTTAGCTGCATTAGAACTTTGGCTTCATGAGTTAGGAGCAAAAAAGAGTAAAGAAGATCTTTGTATCTGGACTTTACTAATGCCCAACTGGTCAGCTGAAATAAAAATTGAGCAGGACGAACTGAAGGTTACTTGGGAGCAGAATGGTAAATCAAGTTCCTGTTCGTTCCCTTACGGCTTATCTCGGCAAGATGTTCAAATTGCTATAACTGAGGGCCCATAA
- a CDS encoding aldo/keto reductase: MPLRRFGRTGIEMPVLSLGGMRFQQSWSELQPDEITPESQQQLERTLSKAKDCGLTHVETARHYGSSELQLGWGLKTLPDRNRILQTKVPPREDSKKFEAELELSFQRLGCEKLDLLAIHGINLSEHLVQTFRPGGCLEVVRRWQDLGRVGHVGFSTHGSKQLIVEAINSDEFDYVNLHWYFIRQDNDPALDAAAKLDLGVFIISPTDKGGHLHTPSPKLLDLCAPLHPIVFNDLFCLKDSRVHTISVGAAKPEDLDHHLKAIELLNRAGEYVPRIEESLYNEARIILGESWLSSWHIGLPSWKETPGRINIPILLWLYNLVEAWDMDSFAKARYGLLGNGSHWFPGENADCLDRDISEEALRRVLAKSPWCNQIPSLLRKLRNRVGGSGQERLSST, translated from the coding sequence ATGCCTCTTCGACGTTTTGGCCGTACAGGTATTGAAATGCCAGTGTTATCGCTTGGAGGTATGCGCTTTCAGCAAAGTTGGAGTGAACTGCAGCCAGATGAAATTACCCCTGAAAGTCAACAGCAATTAGAAAGAACTCTGAGTAAAGCGAAGGATTGTGGACTCACTCATGTCGAGACTGCAAGGCACTATGGCAGTTCAGAGCTTCAGCTTGGTTGGGGGTTGAAAACTCTGCCTGATAGAAATCGAATATTGCAGACAAAAGTTCCACCTAGAGAGGACTCTAAGAAATTTGAGGCAGAACTTGAGTTAAGTTTTCAAAGACTAGGTTGTGAGAAATTAGACCTCTTGGCCATTCATGGAATAAACCTTAGTGAGCATTTGGTTCAAACTTTTCGACCTGGAGGTTGTCTAGAAGTCGTAAGGCGCTGGCAAGATCTAGGCCGAGTGGGCCATGTTGGGTTTTCTACACATGGTTCAAAACAATTAATTGTGGAGGCGATTAATTCTGATGAATTCGATTATGTGAATCTTCATTGGTATTTCATTCGTCAGGACAATGACCCTGCCTTAGATGCTGCAGCGAAATTAGACCTTGGGGTTTTCATTATCAGCCCCACTGATAAAGGAGGACATTTGCATACACCTTCACCAAAGCTTTTAGATTTGTGCGCACCATTGCATCCAATTGTTTTTAATGATCTTTTTTGCTTAAAGGATTCGAGAGTGCACACTATTAGTGTGGGTGCAGCAAAACCCGAAGACTTAGATCATCATCTTAAGGCGATAGAGCTACTAAATAGAGCGGGTGAATATGTGCCTAGAATTGAAGAGAGCTTATACAACGAGGCTCGCATTATTCTTGGAGAGTCTTGGCTGTCTTCATGGCATATTGGATTGCCAAGTTGGAAAGAAACACCAGGACGTATCAATATCCCTATTTTGCTTTGGTTATACAATCTTGTGGAAGCTTGGGATATGGACAGTTTTGCAAAAGCCCGTTATGGCCTTCTTGGTAATGGGAGCCATTGGTTTCCCGGAGAGAATGCTGATTGCCTTGATCGAGATATTAGTGAGGAGGCATTAAGAAGAGTTCTTGCAAAAAGTCCTTGGTGTAATCAGATACCTAGTTTGCTTCGCAAGCTACGAAATCGTGTAGGTGGTAGTGGGCAGGAAAGACTTTCTTCCACTTAA
- a CDS encoding DUF2997 domain-containing protein, translated as MPQRTLRFKISQDGLVQETVEGVAGNACQQLTEKLEEALGVVQHREPTSESYLNDEIQVETISTEQFL; from the coding sequence ATGCCTCAACGCACTCTTCGGTTCAAGATTAGTCAAGATGGACTGGTTCAAGAGACTGTAGAAGGCGTTGCTGGTAATGCATGTCAGCAATTGACTGAAAAACTTGAAGAGGCTTTAGGTGTTGTTCAACACCGAGAACCTACTTCTGAGTCTTATCTCAATGATGAGATTCAAGTTGAGACAATTTCAACAGAACAATTTCTCTGA
- the bioD gene encoding dethiobiotin synthase has protein sequence MNSSPSGLIVCGTDTDIGKTIVSALLVQGLDAIYWKPIQSGLEHGGDTGQVSKLLNLPKERWIREAYRFHAPVSPHWAAEQENQFIDPEKLQLPLVKKTLVIETAGGLLVPLTRQFLQIDQLLSWKLPVLLVAKSGLGTLNHTLLSIEALRSRNIPLLGLILNGPHHADNPKTLEQIGNVQIIGQLPTLMEINAKTLAEEWEKQNLGPIFKQLLA, from the coding sequence ATGAATTCATCACCTTCTGGTTTGATTGTATGTGGAACAGACACAGATATAGGTAAAACCATCGTTAGCGCTTTACTAGTCCAAGGCCTGGATGCAATTTATTGGAAACCAATACAAAGTGGTTTAGAGCATGGAGGCGATACAGGCCAAGTCTCCAAACTTCTAAACCTTCCAAAGGAGCGGTGGATAAGAGAAGCATATAGATTCCACGCACCTGTCTCTCCTCATTGGGCAGCAGAACAAGAAAATCAATTCATAGACCCTGAAAAATTGCAACTACCTTTAGTCAAAAAAACTCTAGTAATAGAAACTGCTGGAGGATTGCTAGTGCCCCTCACTAGGCAATTTCTACAAATTGATCAACTCCTCTCTTGGAAGCTACCTGTTCTCCTAGTAGCAAAATCTGGATTAGGAACTCTCAATCACACTTTACTCAGCATTGAAGCCCTGAGAAGTAGAAATATCCCTCTACTAGGACTGATACTTAATGGGCCACATCATGCAGACAACCCGAAAACACTAGAGCAAATTGGAAATGTTCAGATAATTGGACAGCTCCCTACCTTGATGGAAATCAATGCCAAAACACTTGCTGAGGAATGGGAAAAGCAAAATCTTGGCCCAATCTTCAAACAACTACTCGCATGA
- a CDS encoding HEAT repeat domain-containing protein, whose translation MNDAQGHPVDEGLASLAIDPDLLARELEAELVGDPLDEIDLEGFDSDALNVAKECELGLHWLKQGHEERLQGLRVFCEHRDPRALPLLVPLLQEPCPVERMSAVYALGRNPCPRAVKILLKLLRTDSNAYVRKATAWSLGNYSDAPVLKPLIHSLQNDVAAVRLWASGSLAEAGANSPKKASIAANQLLTSLEIDNEPLVRSNCIWALGRLYESLETLPRDQIEETLLNVLLNDSEPSVRYEARTALEQIDNPPLEQRLKRLRDQGYLA comes from the coding sequence ATGAATGATGCGCAAGGACACCCAGTAGATGAGGGGCTAGCAAGCCTTGCGATAGATCCTGATTTGCTAGCAAGAGAGCTAGAGGCTGAACTGGTTGGAGATCCATTAGATGAGATTGATCTTGAAGGTTTTGATTCAGATGCTCTAAATGTTGCGAAAGAGTGTGAGCTTGGGTTGCATTGGTTGAAACAAGGACATGAGGAACGTTTACAGGGGCTAAGAGTGTTTTGTGAGCACAGGGATCCAAGAGCATTGCCATTGTTGGTACCTCTTTTGCAAGAACCTTGCCCTGTAGAAAGGATGAGTGCCGTCTATGCACTTGGAAGGAATCCTTGCCCTCGTGCTGTAAAAATTCTTCTCAAGTTATTGCGAACAGATAGTAATGCTTACGTCCGTAAGGCCACTGCTTGGAGTTTGGGAAATTATTCTGATGCACCTGTGTTGAAACCTTTAATTCATTCTTTGCAGAATGATGTAGCTGCTGTTCGGCTATGGGCTTCAGGTTCATTAGCCGAAGCAGGTGCTAATTCACCTAAAAAGGCCTCTATTGCTGCTAATCAGTTACTCACCAGTTTGGAAATCGATAATGAACCTTTAGTTCGCAGTAATTGTATTTGGGCTCTTGGCCGGCTTTATGAAAGTTTAGAGACCCTTCCAAGAGATCAAATAGAGGAGACTTTGTTAAATGTTTTACTTAATGATTCTGAACCTTCAGTCAGGTATGAGGCTCGCACTGCTCTTGAGCAGATTGATAACCCCCCTCTGGAGCAGAGGCTTAAACGCTTAAGAGATCAAGGTTACCTAGCTTGA
- a CDS encoding DUF1257 domain-containing protein, with translation MSHFSTVKTQLRKKTPLLQALLDLGLCPLEGERMVRGYRGQTVKAEVAVTMTQGGDIGFRWNEATKTYELVTDLDLWKQQVPIERFLAQLTQRYALNTVLTATVEEGYQVAEEKRNLDGSIELVVTRWDP, from the coding sequence ATGTCACACTTCAGCACTGTTAAAACACAACTGCGTAAGAAGACACCGCTTCTTCAGGCACTGCTTGATTTGGGGCTTTGCCCTCTAGAAGGAGAGAGGATGGTTCGAGGTTATAGAGGACAAACTGTAAAAGCAGAAGTAGCAGTCACTATGACCCAGGGGGGAGATATTGGTTTTCGTTGGAATGAGGCAACTAAAACTTATGAATTAGTGACTGATTTGGACCTTTGGAAGCAGCAAGTTCCTATAGAACGTTTTTTGGCGCAACTCACGCAGAGATATGCCCTTAATACAGTGTTAACTGCAACTGTGGAGGAGGGTTATCAAGTTGCCGAAGAGAAAAGAAATTTGGATGGTTCTATTGAATTGGTCGTTACACGTTGGGACCCTTGA
- a CDS encoding J domain-containing protein — protein MTLRKSHYEVLGVAQSVDGETLHKAFRHLTKALHPDTTVLPPDEAARKFRQVCEAYELLSDPIRRLSYDKSFNEVNWNETMHSHKSLVTPEKFSKQLITKEVRRTLSGGELLSLLLLVVAFLISVLLALGFAFVQGRELQVRPSWLTVSQTPHNIIFQRNSNGSVASSSNTFESTLFSCIRTLAS, from the coding sequence TTGACCTTGCGTAAAAGCCACTATGAAGTGTTGGGTGTTGCTCAATCTGTGGACGGGGAAACTCTTCACAAAGCATTTCGCCATTTGACTAAAGCATTGCATCCTGATACCACTGTTTTGCCACCTGATGAAGCTGCGCGGAAATTTCGGCAGGTGTGCGAAGCTTATGAATTACTTTCAGATCCTATTCGAAGGTTAAGTTACGACAAAAGTTTTAATGAAGTCAACTGGAATGAGACGATGCATTCTCATAAGTCATTAGTTACTCCAGAAAAGTTCTCGAAACAACTCATTACAAAGGAGGTACGTCGGACGCTGTCTGGAGGTGAATTGCTCTCACTTCTATTATTGGTAGTAGCGTTTTTGATTAGTGTGTTGCTTGCATTAGGGTTTGCATTCGTTCAGGGCAGGGAATTGCAAGTTCGACCAAGTTGGCTAACAGTTAGTCAGACACCTCACAACATTATTTTTCAACGTAACAGCAATGGCTCTGTTGCCTCCAGTTCAAACACCTTTGAATCAACACTCTTTAGCTGCATTAGAACTTTGGCTTCATGA